The sequence below is a genomic window from Curtobacterium sp. MCPF17_002.
CGTGCTGCAGGACCCGGTGGCGTCGCTCGACGCGCGGATGTCGGTCGCCGAGTGCATCGCCGAGCCGCTCGCCGTGCACCGTCGCGGGATGTCCTCCGCCGACCGCCGTCGTCGCATCGACGAGGTGCTCGACGCCGTCCGCCTGCCCCGGACCCTGGCGTCGCGTGCGCCGCGGGAACTCTCCGGCGGCCAGCGGCAGCGTGTCTCCCTCGCCCGGGCGCTCGTGCTCTCGCCGCGGCTGCTCGTGGCCGACGAGCCGACGAGTGCGCTCGACGTCAGCGTGCAGGAGACCGTGCTCGAGGTCCTCGGTGAACTGCAGGGCGAGCTCGGGTTCGCGTGCCTGTTCGTCTCGCACGACCTCGCCGTCGTGCAGCAGTTCGCCGAACGCGTCGTCGTGATGCGCCAGGGCGTCATCGAGGAGCAGGGCACCACGGGCACGACCCTCCTGCACCCCACGACCGACTACACCCGTCGGCTGCTGGCGGCGGTCCCCGTCCCCGACCCGATCGTGCAGCGGCAACGCCGGGCCGAGCGGCTCGCGACCCTCGCGGCGGTGACCGCGTGATCGCCGCCGAGACCGCGGCGACCGCCGCCGTGGACACCGGCACCGTCGTCGCGGGCGTCGACGTCGGCGGGACGAACACGAAGGTGCTCCTGGCGACGCCGACCCTCGACGTGATCGACCGGATCGACCTGCCGACGCCCGCCCACGCGGGCGGCGCCGCGATCGTGACGGCCGCCCTCGGCGCGGTGCGCGAACTGCTCGACCGGCACCGGGCCTCCTTGGCGGGTGTCGGGGTGGGCGCGGCCGGCGTCGTCGACCGGGCCACGGGGACGGTGCTCGTGACGGGCAACTCGTTCACCGGCTGGGCCGGGTACGGCGTGACCGACGCGGTGACCGCGGCCCTCGGGGTGCCCGCGACGCTCGACAACGACGTGAACGCGTTCCTCCTCGGCGAGGTCGCGACCGGAGCGGTCGCGGGGGAGCCCGACGTGCTCGGGATGACCCTCGGCACCGGTGTCGGTGGTGCGTTCGTGCTCGGCGGCAGCCTGTTCGCCGGGCCGCGTGGTGCTGCCGGGGAGATCGGCCACGTGCCGGGCTTCGGCGACGCGCTGTGCACCTGCGGACAGATCGGACACCTCGAGACCATCGCCGGGGCCCGTGGCATCGCGGACCGCTACGCCGAACGGACCGGCCGTCGCCTGTCCGTCCGCGAGGTCGCCGAG
It includes:
- a CDS encoding ROK family protein, which encodes MIAAETAATAAVDTGTVVAGVDVGGTNTKVLLATPTLDVIDRIDLPTPAHAGGAAIVTAALGAVRELLDRHRASLAGVGVGAAGVVDRATGTVLVTGNSFTGWAGYGVTDAVTAALGVPATLDNDVNAFLLGEVATGAVAGEPDVLGMTLGTGVGGAFVLGGSLFAGPRGAAGEIGHVPGFGDALCTCGQIGHLETIAGARGIADRYAERTGRRLSVREVAEAARAGDTDAARVFEIAGWGLSRAALLTAGILDVTTMVVGGGIARSWDLLEPAISAAIALEPPVSGASIRLAQSTLGSDAVALGAAAQVRDLVLGGAPAR